One Glutamicibacter halophytocola DNA segment encodes these proteins:
- a CDS encoding DEAD/DEAH box helicase: protein MTSPAEQYANSKARQVELGTALPDFRASISFDLDPFQAEACKKVTEGHSVLVAAPTGAGKTVVGEFAIFQALRENRKAFYTTPIKALSNQKYSELVNRYGAQSVGLLTGDTSINSEAQIVVMTTEVLRNMLYADSQTLDGLGYVIMDEVHYLADKFRGAVWEEVIIHLPSNVQIISLSATVSNAEEFGGWLDTVRGQTDIIVSEHRPVPLFQHVMVGPNVVDLFAEDVAFDQVAAGESKASVNPELRKLVRTLNTGGRVQRGRGKGSRGPQRASGLGQRVNRPSVIGKLDRAGLLPAIFFIFSRKGCDMAVQQCAMADLRLTTNEEAAEIAQALDEVAYRIPGEDLDVLEFWAWRDGLIRGFASHHAGLLPIFKEIVEDLFARNLIKVVFATETLALGVNMPARSVVLEKLVKFNGESHVQISSGEYTQLTGRAGRRGIDVEGHSIVIWNPDLEPEALAGLASKRTYPLNSSFRPTYNMSTNLLAQFGREQTRQILESSFAQYQADRSVVGMARQVRSKEESLAGYAQSMQCHLGDFTEYLKLQRNLSTLEKNAAKNRRAERRSAAERSLHSVIRGDVVDLPGGRRFGRAVVVELDTAMYNPRHTVLTEDGQLRRLSSEDLSGPVEIISRIRIPKGFTGRAPKERRDLASSLRNAVHDQRPPRVDAQSFNYDGADSFEREIDALRLELKDHPCHACSEKDQHMRWADRYWKLKKDTDKARRAIRGRTNTIATQFDKVCKVLEQFEYLTPSGEGDDFTLTDSGRRLRRIYGERDLLTSQILETGKLSKLNSEELCAVVASLVYQARRDGDRPDPKMPTDKVADIWNTTIKIWGDLSDAEEALALEPTAPPESGLIWPMYKWARGSSLNSALRGTDMAPGDFVRWAKQVIDTLDQFAKNSDLPPMLVRNAYKAADQVKRGVVAYSNVLA from the coding sequence GTGACTTCACCCGCGGAACAATACGCGAATTCCAAGGCACGGCAGGTCGAACTCGGCACCGCGCTACCCGACTTCCGCGCAAGCATCTCCTTCGACTTGGATCCGTTCCAGGCCGAAGCCTGCAAGAAAGTCACCGAGGGCCACAGCGTGCTCGTTGCAGCGCCAACTGGCGCCGGAAAGACCGTTGTCGGTGAATTCGCGATCTTCCAGGCACTGCGAGAAAACCGCAAGGCCTTCTACACCACTCCGATCAAGGCCCTGAGCAACCAGAAGTATTCCGAGCTGGTTAATCGCTATGGCGCCCAGAGCGTTGGCCTGCTCACGGGTGACACATCGATCAATTCCGAAGCGCAGATCGTTGTGATGACCACCGAAGTCCTTCGCAATATGCTTTATGCGGACTCGCAGACCCTTGATGGACTCGGCTACGTCATCATGGACGAGGTCCACTACTTGGCCGACAAGTTCCGTGGTGCAGTGTGGGAAGAAGTCATCATTCACCTGCCCTCGAACGTTCAGATCATCTCCCTGTCCGCTACGGTATCCAATGCCGAGGAATTCGGCGGCTGGCTGGACACGGTGCGCGGGCAGACGGACATCATCGTCTCCGAGCACCGTCCTGTGCCGCTCTTCCAGCACGTCATGGTGGGACCAAATGTTGTCGACCTCTTCGCTGAGGACGTCGCATTCGACCAGGTGGCAGCGGGCGAGTCCAAGGCGAGCGTCAACCCTGAACTTCGAAAGCTGGTTCGCACCCTCAATACCGGCGGTCGTGTCCAGCGCGGACGCGGCAAGGGAAGCCGCGGCCCGCAAAGGGCCTCGGGCTTGGGTCAGCGGGTCAACCGTCCATCGGTGATCGGCAAACTGGATCGGGCCGGGCTGCTGCCGGCCATATTCTTCATCTTCTCCCGCAAGGGCTGCGACATGGCAGTGCAGCAATGCGCCATGGCGGACCTGCGGCTGACCACCAATGAGGAAGCCGCGGAAATCGCACAGGCACTGGACGAGGTCGCTTATCGGATTCCCGGCGAAGACCTCGATGTCCTGGAATTCTGGGCTTGGCGCGATGGGCTGATCCGCGGTTTCGCCTCGCATCATGCCGGCTTGCTGCCAATCTTCAAAGAGATTGTTGAAGACCTGTTTGCCCGGAACCTCATCAAGGTGGTTTTTGCCACCGAGACCCTGGCCCTGGGCGTCAACATGCCGGCCCGTTCCGTGGTTCTGGAAAAGCTGGTCAAATTCAACGGCGAGTCCCATGTGCAGATTTCCTCTGGCGAATACACCCAGCTGACCGGCCGCGCGGGGCGTCGTGGTATTGATGTCGAGGGCCACTCCATCGTTATTTGGAATCCGGACCTCGAACCCGAAGCCCTGGCCGGATTGGCCTCAAAGCGAACCTATCCGCTGAATTCCTCTTTCCGGCCGACCTACAACATGTCGACCAATCTGCTGGCCCAGTTCGGCCGTGAGCAAACCCGCCAGATACTGGAATCATCCTTCGCCCAGTACCAGGCAGACCGCTCGGTTGTCGGTATGGCCCGCCAGGTTCGGTCCAAGGAAGAATCACTGGCCGGCTACGCGCAATCAATGCAGTGCCATCTCGGTGATTTCACCGAGTATCTGAAGCTCCAGCGAAATTTGTCGACTCTGGAAAAGAACGCGGCCAAGAACCGCCGCGCCGAACGCCGTTCCGCCGCAGAACGCTCCCTCCACTCGGTGATCCGTGGAGATGTCGTCGATCTTCCGGGCGGGCGCCGCTTCGGGCGGGCTGTGGTGGTGGAGCTCGATACCGCAATGTACAACCCGCGGCATACGGTGCTGACAGAAGACGGCCAGCTGCGCCGGCTGTCGTCCGAGGACCTCAGCGGACCGGTCGAAATCATTTCGCGGATCAGGATTCCCAAGGGGTTCACTGGCCGTGCACCGAAGGAACGCCGCGACTTGGCCTCCTCGCTGCGCAACGCCGTTCATGACCAGCGCCCGCCCCGCGTGGATGCGCAAAGCTTCAATTACGATGGCGCGGATTCTTTCGAACGGGAAATCGACGCCTTGCGCCTGGAACTCAAGGATCATCCGTGCCATGCCTGTTCCGAGAAGGACCAGCATATGCGCTGGGCCGATCGGTATTGGAAGCTGAAGAAGGACACGGACAAGGCGCGCCGCGCCATTCGCGGGCGGACCAATACGATTGCCACGCAGTTCGACAAGGTCTGCAAGGTGCTTGAACAATTCGAATACCTCACGCCCTCCGGTGAAGGCGATGATTTCACGCTCACCGACTCGGGCCGGCGATTGCGCAGGATCTACGGAGAACGCGATCTGCTGACGAGCCAGATCCTCGAGACCGGAAAGCTCAGCAAGCTCAATTCCGAGGAGCTGTGCGCGGTCGTCGCGAGCCTGGTGTACCAGGCACGCCGGGATGGCGATCGCCCGGATCCGAAGATGCCCACTGACAAGGTCGCCGACATCTGGAATACCACGATCAAGATCTGGGGCGACTTGTCGGATGCCGAAGAGGCGCTGGCCTTGGAACCGACCGCGCCACCTGAATCCGGATTGATCTGGCCTATGTACAAGTGGGCTCGGGGCTCGAGCCTGAATAGCGCACTGCGCGGAACCGATATGGCACCAGGAGATTTTGTGCGCTGGGCCAAGCAGGTCATTGATACCTTGGACCAGTTCGCCAAGAATTCCGACCTGCCTCCGATGCTGGTGCGCAACGCGTATAAGGCAGCCGACCAGGTCAAGCGCGGGGTAGTGGCCTACTCGAACGTGCTGGCCTAG
- a CDS encoding amidohydrolase, which produces MAKTLYRNGAVYSAADPFATAMVVDGDTISWLGGEDAADRHAESADQIIDLGGGLVTPAFVESHTHLAALGRTLAGGDLSSATSASALLALVAAQGQKSSKVVLAQGWDNSGWAQQELPAENDLTSAADGRAYYLSRRDVHSALVNQELLDFLGLGDLKPGLVAGNDHDEVRLALAKAQKADHEFQRLALAHYASRGFATVVEMAAPQLEGRAALDQLLADDQPNLPKVYAYWGELVSDADAADELFASFPSGRLLGLGGDLKVDGSLGSHTAYLREDYSDRSGERGTLYLDREEIAAHLVACSTRGIQASFHVIGDGALDVVLDGFDLAAEQIGVSKVQMGRHRLEHVEMVDEPTRSRLLQYAITVSMQPVFDKAWGGSNGMYVQRLGERAETMNNLSAMLSAGVPMVLGSDAPVTEVDGWEVVRAAMNMSNAQARISARAAFLAQTRSTYRAMGEMNPLAGQLAIGAQATFAVWTASELAVQTPDVRISSWSTDARAGTPMLPVVDEEIPQCLRTVRAGITIFDNLEQVN; this is translated from the coding sequence ATGGCAAAAACACTGTACCGAAACGGGGCAGTCTATTCCGCCGCGGACCCATTTGCGACCGCCATGGTTGTAGATGGAGATACGATTTCCTGGCTAGGCGGTGAGGATGCCGCGGATCGCCACGCCGAATCGGCTGACCAGATTATTGATCTGGGCGGCGGCCTGGTGACTCCGGCCTTCGTCGAGTCGCACACTCACCTTGCGGCCCTGGGCCGTACTTTGGCTGGGGGAGACCTGAGCTCCGCCACATCAGCCAGCGCGCTGTTGGCTCTGGTCGCGGCGCAGGGCCAGAAATCCAGCAAGGTTGTCCTGGCCCAGGGCTGGGACAACTCCGGCTGGGCGCAGCAGGAACTCCCTGCCGAAAACGACCTCACCAGCGCCGCTGACGGCCGGGCGTACTACCTCTCCCGCCGCGATGTTCACAGCGCCCTGGTCAACCAGGAGCTCCTGGACTTCTTGGGGCTGGGGGATTTGAAGCCCGGGCTCGTCGCCGGCAACGATCATGACGAGGTGCGCTTGGCCCTGGCCAAGGCACAAAAGGCCGATCACGAATTCCAGCGCCTGGCCTTGGCGCACTACGCGTCACGGGGCTTTGCCACCGTAGTGGAAATGGCCGCGCCGCAACTTGAGGGTCGTGCTGCCTTGGACCAGCTTTTGGCTGACGATCAGCCGAACCTGCCGAAGGTCTATGCCTACTGGGGCGAACTGGTCAGCGATGCCGATGCCGCCGATGAGCTCTTTGCATCATTTCCATCAGGCAGGCTCTTGGGCCTGGGCGGAGATCTCAAAGTAGACGGTTCACTGGGCAGCCACACGGCTTACCTGCGCGAAGACTACAGCGACCGCTCCGGCGAGCGTGGCACGCTGTACCTGGACAGGGAAGAAATTGCAGCACATCTGGTAGCGTGCAGCACCCGCGGCATCCAGGCTTCCTTCCATGTCATCGGCGATGGAGCACTGGATGTGGTTCTTGACGGTTTTGATCTGGCCGCCGAACAAATCGGCGTTTCCAAGGTGCAGATGGGCCGACACCGCCTGGAGCATGTGGAGATGGTCGATGAGCCAACTCGCTCACGGCTTTTGCAGTATGCCATCACCGTTTCCATGCAGCCGGTATTCGATAAGGCATGGGGCGGTTCGAACGGAATGTACGTTCAGCGCTTGGGCGAGCGCGCCGAAACGATGAACAATCTTTCGGCCATGCTTTCAGCTGGTGTACCAATGGTTCTTGGATCCGATGCCCCGGTGACGGAGGTCGACGGGTGGGAAGTAGTGCGCGCGGCGATGAACATGTCCAATGCCCAAGCGCGCATTTCGGCACGCGCCGCTTTCTTGGCCCAAACCAGGTCAACGTATCGTGCCATGGGCGAGATGAATCCGCTAGCCGGCCAGCTGGCTATCGGAGCACAGGCAACTTTCGCCGTGTGGACCGCCTCGGAACTTGCTGTGCAGACCCCGGACGTTCGCATTAGCTCGTGGAGCACGGACGCTCGCGCAGGTACGCCAATGCTGCCGGTGGTCGACGAGGAAATTCCGCAGTGCTTGCGCACCGTTCGTGCCGGAATTACGATCTTCGACAATCTGGAGCAGGTCAATTAG
- a CDS encoding polyprenol monophosphomannose synthase has protein sequence MRVITIIPTYNELESLPLTVGRLRSAVPDSDVLIVDDNSPDGTGELADKMSADDSNIHVLHRTGKDGLGAAYIAGFEWALARDYDVLVEMDADGSHMPEQLPRLLEASAAGADLVIGSRWVKGGEVVNWPLLRKIISRGGSFYSRTMLGLPLRDITAGYRAFKRETLEAIDFDAVESRGYGFQVDMTFRVAMLRKTIVEVPVTFVERELGASKMSGNIVFEAMWNVTRWGLGARWKKLTSKK, from the coding sequence GTGCGCGTCATTACAATCATCCCGACCTATAACGAGCTGGAGTCGCTCCCGCTAACCGTAGGGCGGTTGCGGTCCGCAGTTCCGGATTCGGATGTATTGATCGTTGACGATAACTCACCGGATGGCACAGGCGAACTTGCTGACAAGATGTCAGCCGATGATTCAAACATCCATGTGCTTCACCGCACCGGCAAGGACGGTCTCGGCGCCGCCTACATCGCGGGCTTCGAATGGGCACTGGCTCGCGACTACGATGTCCTGGTTGAAATGGACGCCGACGGTTCGCACATGCCGGAACAGCTTCCGCGTTTGCTCGAGGCAAGCGCCGCTGGCGCCGACCTGGTCATCGGATCGCGTTGGGTCAAGGGCGGCGAGGTAGTTAACTGGCCGCTGCTGCGCAAGATCATCTCCCGTGGCGGCAGCTTCTACTCCCGCACGATGCTTGGACTTCCGCTTCGCGACATCACTGCCGGGTACCGTGCCTTCAAGCGCGAGACACTGGAGGCCATCGACTTCGATGCTGTTGAATCGCGCGGCTATGGCTTCCAGGTAGATATGACTTTCCGCGTGGCCATGCTGCGCAAGACGATTGTTGAAGTTCCAGTGACCTTTGTGGAGCGAGAGCTTGGGGCATCCAAGATGAGCGGCAACATCGTCTTCGAAGCGATGTGGAACGTAACCCGTTGGGGTTTGGGCGCTCGTTGGAAGAAGCTGACTTCGAAGAAGTAG
- a CDS encoding RNA polymerase-binding protein RbpA — protein sequence MSDRSLRGMRLGAQSMESEAGVEPAARQRVEYRTEDGETVFVVFAAEAEIPAVWHTKTGKEAKLVHGEAQMEEANNEKPVRTHWDMLLERRSEEELEKTLADRLKQLRAARGETV from the coding sequence ATGAGCGATCGCAGCCTACGAGGCATGCGCCTGGGTGCACAGAGCATGGAATCTGAGGCAGGTGTGGAGCCGGCTGCCCGTCAGCGCGTGGAATACCGTACTGAAGACGGCGAGACCGTCTTTGTTGTCTTTGCAGCGGAAGCTGAAATTCCAGCCGTCTGGCACACCAAGACCGGCAAGGAAGCCAAGCTTGTCCATGGCGAAGCCCAGATGGAAGAAGCTAACAATGAGAAGCCAGTCCGCACCCACTGGGATATGCTCCTGGAGCGTCGCAGCGAAGAGGAGCTGGAAAAGACTCTGGCAGACCGCCTGAAGCAGCTGCGTGCAGCTCGCGGGGAAACTGTCTAG
- a CDS encoding SPFH domain-containing protein produces MNSNGFGVTVVLVVLAIFVIVVLLRSVRIVPQARAGIVERLGKYNRTLNPGLTLLIPFVDRLLPLLDLREQVVSFPPQPVITEDNLVVSIDTVVYFQITEPRAATYEIANYIQAVEQLTTTTLRNVVGGLNLEEALTSRDQINGQLRGVLDEATGKWGIRVSRVELKAIDPPLSIQDSMEKQMRAERDRRAAILTAEGTKQSSILTAEGQRQAEILKAEGDAQASILRADGEAQAIQKVFDAIHAGRPDQELLAYQYLQTLPKLAEGTSNTLWVIPSELTEALKGIGGALGGNTSPATPPAPGSDV; encoded by the coding sequence ATGAATTCTAATGGTTTTGGCGTAACCGTTGTGCTTGTCGTTCTGGCGATCTTCGTGATCGTCGTTCTATTGCGCAGCGTGCGAATCGTGCCCCAGGCACGTGCCGGCATTGTTGAACGCCTCGGCAAGTACAACCGCACCTTGAATCCTGGCCTGACATTGTTGATCCCGTTTGTGGATCGCCTCTTGCCTCTGCTTGATCTGCGCGAACAGGTGGTCTCCTTCCCGCCACAGCCAGTGATCACCGAAGATAACCTGGTGGTCTCAATTGACACCGTGGTTTACTTCCAGATCACCGAGCCGCGTGCGGCAACCTACGAGATTGCCAACTACATCCAGGCTGTAGAACAGCTGACCACCACCACCTTGCGTAACGTCGTTGGTGGATTGAACTTGGAAGAGGCCTTGACCAGCCGCGACCAGATCAACGGCCAGCTGCGAGGAGTATTGGACGAGGCCACCGGCAAGTGGGGCATTCGTGTTTCGCGTGTCGAGCTGAAGGCCATTGATCCACCACTGTCCATCCAGGACTCGATGGAAAAGCAGATGCGCGCAGAGCGTGACCGCCGCGCCGCCATCCTGACCGCTGAGGGTACCAAGCAGTCCTCCATCCTCACCGCTGAAGGCCAGCGCCAGGCAGAGATCCTGAAGGCCGAAGGTGATGCGCAGGCATCGATCCTGCGTGCCGATGGTGAAGCCCAGGCTATCCAGAAGGTCTTCGACGCAATTCACGCTGGCCGGCCAGATCAGGAATTGCTGGCTTACCAGTACCTGCAGACCTTGCCGAAGCTTGCTGAAGGCACTTCCAACACGCTGTGGGTTATCCCAAGCGAACTGACCGAGGCCTTGAAGGGCATCGGCGGCGCACTTGGTGGCAACACGTCCCCAGCAACGCCTCCTGCTCCTGGCAGCGACGTGTAG
- a CDS encoding NfeD family protein → MTTAEWIISNAWVIWLALFLLLAIIEMLSLDLYFIMLGIGALGGVTVALLNGPLWLQVVVFCVVSLLMILLVRPIAVRHLKKSPAGFRSNIERLIGADALILEPTSRISGSAKIQGEIWTVRAESNVPTMTPGTYAVVSRIDGATAYLSPKPEDPADS, encoded by the coding sequence ATGACTACTGCGGAATGGATCATAAGTAATGCGTGGGTAATCTGGCTTGCGCTGTTCTTGCTCTTGGCCATTATCGAGATGCTGTCACTCGACCTTTACTTCATCATGCTGGGCATAGGTGCTCTCGGAGGGGTCACGGTAGCCCTGCTCAATGGCCCGCTGTGGTTGCAGGTTGTTGTCTTCTGCGTAGTTTCGCTTTTGATGATCCTGCTCGTTCGGCCGATCGCCGTTAGGCATTTGAAAAAATCACCGGCTGGATTCAGGTCTAATATCGAGCGATTGATCGGTGCGGATGCGCTGATCCTCGAGCCCACCTCTCGGATCTCTGGCTCAGCCAAAATCCAGGGCGAAATTTGGACCGTTCGCGCAGAATCGAATGTTCCAACGATGACCCCTGGAACCTACGCCGTGGTTTCGCGCATTGATGGCGCAACCGCATATCTTTCCCCGAAGCCCGAAGACCCAGCTGACAGCTGA
- a CDS encoding putative RNA methyltransferase has product MPNIDTTVTCPVCDMQLQFSDETRKSLRCVSSHRFDAAKQGYFNFLTGKGTNYLEDTSAMVQAREAFQSSGHYAPLAGKLSELVEKYRQGSTLDLLDAGAGTGYYLNQILTTTGNCQQDALALDISRFAMRRAAKLPSTMAVVWDVWRRLPSADASRDLVLNCFAPHNPAEFRRVLREDGACIVVTGEPDHLNEVIEPLGMLSVAEGKLAALSEKFAAEHLAHSETQHLSYQMALNEEDLYNLAFMGPAGHHLSPETLRDKVHSLGNQQVTASFGVHVFVPEP; this is encoded by the coding sequence ATGCCCAACATCGATACCACCGTCACCTGTCCGGTCTGCGACATGCAGTTGCAGTTCAGCGACGAGACGAGGAAGTCGCTGCGCTGTGTCTCCAGCCATCGCTTCGACGCCGCAAAACAGGGATACTTCAACTTCCTCACTGGCAAGGGAACCAATTACCTTGAAGACACCTCGGCCATGGTGCAGGCACGAGAGGCATTCCAGTCGAGCGGACACTACGCCCCGCTAGCAGGCAAGCTCTCGGAACTTGTAGAGAAATATCGCCAAGGATCTACCCTGGATCTGCTCGATGCGGGCGCTGGCACGGGCTATTACCTGAACCAGATCCTCACCACTACCGGCAACTGCCAGCAAGATGCACTGGCGCTGGATATCTCCCGGTTTGCCATGCGCCGTGCTGCGAAGCTGCCCAGCACCATGGCTGTGGTGTGGGACGTTTGGCGGCGATTGCCGTCGGCCGATGCCTCGCGCGATTTGGTGCTCAACTGCTTTGCTCCGCACAACCCAGCCGAGTTTCGCAGAGTCCTGCGTGAGGACGGCGCGTGCATCGTCGTCACCGGCGAACCCGATCACCTGAACGAAGTGATCGAGCCATTGGGCATGCTATCGGTTGCTGAAGGGAAATTGGCTGCCCTGAGCGAAAAGTTTGCGGCCGAGCATCTGGCGCACAGTGAAACTCAGCACCTGAGCTATCAGATGGCGTTGAACGAAGAGGACCTGTACAACCTGGCCTTCATGGGCCCCGCGGGACACCACCTCTCCCCGGAAACCTTGAGAGACAAAGTCCACTCCCTCGGCAACCAGCAGGTAACAGCATCCTTTGGAGTACACGTTTTCGTCCCTGAGCCATAG
- the def gene encoding peptide deformylase, producing the protein MNPEYTNQEIQALVLAVLETADDNLVLPIVQLGHPVLRQQAVAYTGQLDQPLLEQLLSAMRQTMYHAPGVGMAAPQVGIPLQIAVLEDLYPVPEEIAAEREREPLEYFEIFNPTYAATTDREAVFYEGCLSFEGFQGVVTRPADITATYEDRDGAQHSREFSGWQSRIVQHETDHLSGVVYVDKSETRSLINEQELWRHESLDVDTAKKVLNF; encoded by the coding sequence ATGAATCCTGAATACACCAACCAAGAGATCCAAGCGCTTGTGCTCGCAGTGCTAGAAACAGCTGACGACAATCTCGTCCTGCCTATCGTCCAGCTTGGCCACCCGGTACTTCGGCAGCAAGCCGTTGCCTACACCGGACAGCTGGATCAGCCCCTGCTCGAACAGCTTTTAAGCGCCATGCGCCAAACCATGTATCACGCGCCGGGTGTAGGAATGGCTGCACCGCAGGTAGGTATTCCGCTTCAGATCGCAGTGCTTGAAGATTTGTACCCGGTGCCGGAAGAGATTGCGGCCGAACGCGAACGCGAACCGCTGGAGTACTTCGAAATTTTCAACCCGACGTACGCTGCCACCACCGATCGCGAAGCCGTGTTTTATGAGGGATGCTTGTCGTTTGAGGGCTTCCAGGGCGTTGTTACTCGTCCTGCCGATATCACGGCAACCTACGAGGACCGCGACGGCGCGCAACATTCGCGCGAGTTCAGTGGGTGGCAATCACGAATCGTGCAACACGAGACGGATCATCTCAGCGGGGTCGTCTATGTTGATAAGTCGGAAACGCGCTCGCTAATCAATGAGCAAGAACTATGGCGCCATGAAAGCCTGGACGTCGACACCGCCAAGAAGGTTCTGAACTTCTGA
- the zapE gene encoding AFG1/ZapE family ATPase: MPEPSLRNSAKNALAKQILDSLAAEGIIADPTQQQLINVLGKTVGPASKNAPQGAYIYGPPGRGKTVIANSLVAHLPAHSTRRFHFHEFFHQLNSPKNRVPGQPLGAIFSQGLERELAGIQVLIFDEFHCTEPGDAMFMGKLVKYCKQHDIQLVTTSNYEPEKLLDDDAFHHLVKPIIESIRADYEVFELDHELDYRLRKAEMEGATSGYRSGSLTLLPQQAPSDSLETWIEIGYDRIGPARQAGEAIWISFDQICRTRRNTADYLELATRFPRWHITQIPSSELMPLDEERRLANLIDVFYDKDIEVHLYAEDDLSQLGHMLHATEKARLTSRLAQLHRHDIERTTVSP; encoded by the coding sequence ATGCCCGAACCGTCGTTACGAAATTCCGCAAAGAATGCACTGGCCAAGCAAATCCTGGATTCCCTGGCAGCAGAAGGAATTATCGCTGATCCTACCCAGCAACAGCTCATCAACGTACTAGGCAAGACGGTCGGACCAGCCTCGAAGAACGCCCCGCAAGGCGCCTATATCTACGGCCCGCCCGGTCGAGGGAAAACGGTTATCGCCAATTCGCTGGTTGCGCATCTCCCGGCGCACAGCACTAGGAGATTTCATTTCCACGAGTTCTTCCACCAACTGAACTCCCCCAAAAATCGCGTCCCTGGCCAGCCACTTGGCGCCATTTTTTCTCAAGGGCTCGAACGGGAACTGGCTGGCATCCAGGTGCTCATCTTCGACGAATTCCACTGCACGGAGCCAGGCGATGCCATGTTTATGGGAAAACTGGTCAAGTACTGCAAGCAACACGATATTCAATTGGTGACCACGTCCAACTACGAGCCTGAGAAGCTTCTCGACGACGATGCCTTTCACCATTTGGTCAAGCCAATCATCGAGTCCATCCGTGCTGATTACGAGGTATTTGAGCTGGATCATGAGCTGGACTACCGGCTACGGAAAGCAGAGATGGAGGGCGCCACTTCCGGGTATCGCAGTGGTTCGCTGACCCTGCTCCCCCAGCAGGCGCCTAGCGACTCGCTCGAAACATGGATAGAAATCGGATACGACCGAATCGGCCCGGCCCGCCAAGCAGGCGAGGCTATTTGGATTAGCTTCGATCAAATTTGCAGGACCCGGCGCAATACCGCGGATTATCTAGAACTTGCCACCCGTTTTCCGCGGTGGCACATCACCCAAATCCCATCCAGCGAACTAATGCCATTGGATGAAGAGCGCCGTCTCGCGAACCTGATCGATGTCTTCTACGACAAGGACATTGAAGTTCATTTGTACGCCGAGGACGACTTGTCCCAATTGGGCCATATGCTTCATGCCACCGAAAAGGCGCGATTGACCTCGCGGCTAGCGCAGCTACACCGCCACGACATAGAACGGACCACTGTTTCTCCATGA
- a CDS encoding ArsR/SmtB family transcription factor produces the protein MTGEYSVPRARAEIISSDLLDMTVTVLKTLSDPLRLQMLWALCDRDLTLSELAQLIGVSPTVAGQLLSRMRTAGVLQTEKSGRHVIYSMHDELSRQFIRQTLDFAAHRLELQGASDSTED, from the coding sequence ATGACTGGTGAATATAGCGTCCCGAGGGCGCGAGCAGAAATCATATCGAGTGATCTGCTGGATATGACGGTGACCGTTCTCAAGACATTATCCGATCCTTTGCGGCTTCAAATGCTCTGGGCGCTGTGTGATCGGGATCTGACGTTGTCTGAGCTCGCGCAGCTGATAGGTGTCAGCCCGACGGTGGCCGGCCAATTGCTTTCGCGCATGAGGACCGCAGGGGTCCTGCAAACTGAAAAGTCTGGCCGTCACGTGATCTATTCAATGCACGATGAGCTTTCCCGCCAGTTTATTCGCCAAACTTTGGATTTTGCAGCGCACCGACTTGAGCTGCAAGGCGCCTCGGATTCCACAGAGGATTGA
- a CDS encoding DUF3817 domain-containing protein, with the protein MSPSALYRTVARAEAITWTLLIIAMVLKYAVKVGDWPVSIAGFVHGFVFLTYIATSILVGMNQRWSKRLILGAAATSVIPYLTVPFDRWLERRGKLVGSWRTQASEHPADQRWTDSSMRWLVARPVLSTIALFVLIVAVFSTMLVMGPPGGRS; encoded by the coding sequence ATGTCACCAAGCGCCCTATACCGTACGGTTGCTCGTGCAGAAGCGATCACCTGGACGTTATTGATTATCGCAATGGTTCTCAAGTACGCAGTGAAAGTCGGTGACTGGCCGGTATCGATTGCAGGCTTCGTCCACGGCTTCGTCTTCCTTACTTACATTGCCACTTCCATTTTGGTCGGCATGAATCAGCGCTGGAGCAAGAGGCTAATTCTTGGCGCCGCAGCAACATCAGTGATTCCGTACCTGACAGTTCCTTTTGACAGGTGGCTCGAGCGTCGAGGCAAACTTGTTGGCTCCTGGCGCACTCAAGCCAGTGAACATCCGGCAGATCAGCGTTGGACGGATTCGTCTATGCGTTGGCTTGTAGCTCGACCGGTTCTTTCAACCATCGCGCTTTTTGTCCTGATTGTCGCGGTATTTTCCACCATGCTGGTCATGGGCCCTCCAGGTGGCCGAAGCTGA